AGGCCTTCACCCGCGTGGTGACCGAGAAGCTCGGCCTCGCCGTCGACGCCGCTGGCGCCGAGGTCATCGCGCGTGTTCTGGTGCGTGACTACCGCAACACCGATCACGCCTGGATCGAGTCGACGGTGCTTCTTGCGCGCCTCGACGAAGACGAGATGCCCCCCCTGCAAGGCGCCCACGGCGGCGTGACCGACGTGGCGTGGCTGCTGGTCGACGGTGCCCTTGCCGACCAGCTGTTCGCCAGTCACGCCCGCATCATCGCGATGTGCGTGCGGCGCCTGCTCGAGTCGTGCGCGGATCAGGTGCGGCGCGAACCGCTCGAGCTTCTGCTCGACCGGCTCTGAGCGTTCCCTGCCCAGCGCGCCCCGGCTGCCCCCGCGATGGGAGCCCCGAGATGGGAACCCCGCGATGGGAGCCCCGCGATGGGCGCTCGTCGCGCCGCTCACAAGGTGCCAGCGCGCCCATCAGCGCAGGGAAATACGTTGGCAGCGCCCCCTCCGATCGGCCCCCACGAGGCACTGCCGGTTACCTCGTGACTGCCGCCTTCTGGGACGCTGCCTTCCGCAACCCCATCATGACACGGGCTCATGAATCGCCGATGGAGAGAAGATGAGAGCCAGATGAAGGTTTATCGGCGAAGTCCGCGGGGAAGCGAGACGCCCGTTCTACTGCGCCGGCTCCGATGACCAGGTGCGTGCGGCCTGATCGAGATGGAAGCGAGACGCCCGTTCTACTGCGCCGGCTCCGATGACCAGGTGCGCGCGGCCTGATCGAGATACGACCCCATCACCCGACCCGCGCCAGGAGGCAGGTTGCGGATGGCGTCCTTGGCGTCTTGCAGGCGCTGCCCCTCTACCTCGAGGGCGTGGCGGTAGTGCGGAGAATCGCCGTGATACGGCGCGCCTGCCCGTGTCGAGAACGGCTCTGCCGTGAGCGCGGGCGCCACGAGAACGCGGTCGCGCGCGTGAGAGATGGCGCTGGCCTCGACGTCGGCGAGACGCGCGTGCTCACGAGGCTCGGCGTGACCGTACATCGTGCCGCCGCCCGCATGGTCGCCCGCCACCTCGAGGCGCTGATCGATCCAGGCGCGGGTCGTGCCCGATGCGTGGCGGAAGGCTTGCGCGACGGGAGCGGGCAGCGCGCTCAGCTCGCGCTCGTTGGCGGCGCTGCGAATGTCGGCGTACGCGGCGGACGCCTCATCGACGGCGGCCTCGCTCGGATCGGCGCCGGCGTGGTCGCGCACGTAGGCGTCGAGCCCCTCGCGCAGCGCCTTCTGGTCGGCGGCGGAGACGCTCTGGCTGAAGGTCGCCGTGGCCGACTGCGCCACGCACCCTCCGAGGCTGCCCACCACCGTGACGCCCAGCATGGCCAGGGCGAGCAGGCGTGTCGGGGTCGCAGCTCCCTGAGCAGTGGGAGGCGAGGCCACGTCTCCCGCTGTGAACCCGTCGACCGACGGCGTTGACAGGGGGGGCGCGCACGGCGAAGACGCGTCTCTGACGCCGCCCTCCACGCCCAGGAACGGGCTCTGGACGCGGCCGGTCGCGCGATGGAGCAGAGATTGGACCGCGGTCATGTCGGAATCCTCGCTTCAGGTGACTCCATTCCACGCATGCCGGCACCTGATGCAACTGTATCGGACGCCGATGAAAGAGACCTGAAATGCGTCAGCGCCTGCTGTGGCGACGTTGAGTCTCGTGCTCACGCGCGGTGATCGGCCAGGATCGCGCCGCGAAGAAAGGGCGCGCCCCCCCTCACGACAGCCCCGGTGGAGCGGTGCTGCAGCAGGCGCCCAGGGCGCGCAGCCACCAGGGGGCACGCGCTCGACGAACGCCGTCGGCGACCGTTCGCGCCTCGTCGAGCGTGAGCGGGACCCAGCGACGGATGAAGTCCGGCGTTCGCACATCGACGGGCAGGCTCTGGAAGAGCGCGATCTTGGCGTTCCGATCGGCCTCGGTCATCTCCGGGCTGCGCAACGTGAGCGGCGCGCACCGTTCGACGATCTCGCTCTCCGTTCCGGTGAGATCGACCCGCACGAAGCGCGCGTTCTTCTCGCCTTCGATGTTGTTCAGGCACACCACGGTCGCGTGGTAGTCGAGGCCGCGCGCGCGAGACAGAACCTCCTGCAGGCGTCGCTCGGAAGCCATGACCTGGGCGCTCACGTCATAGGGCATGATCACGAGAACGCGCACCTCCGCGGGTGGCTGCGAGCGGGCTGCGATGTGGTCGCCGATGGTCCCCGCGGCCACCTGGGAAGCGGGGGTCCCGTAGCTGTGGAACACGATCTCGTAATCCGACGCCCGTCCGCTGCTCCCGCGCACGAAGACCTTGATGGCGCCACACCCCGCAGTATCGACGACATAGCGCTTCCCCGGCTCGCATATGCGCCACTCGTTGACCCGCACGTCAACGGGCTCCTCTGCCTCTGCCGCGCGAGCCGGGGGGCTGTCGGCCACGCGCGCACGCAGGTCGAGGGTCGACGAGATGTCACTCGCCTGCAGCGAGACCAGGGGCGCCGACGCGGCGCTCTCGCCTGTACGCGAAGCGGGCGACAGGCCTCGCGTCGGTCGCGCCTGCGTCGCGGCGCGTGGCAGCGCTCGGGTGGGCTTGGGTTCAAAAAATACGCCTCGCATCGCTTCCGTGTCCTCTCGGTGCTGGCCCCGCGCTGCAGAGCATAGCGGTTCCCGCCTTGAAGGTCACTGAACGGT
The genomic region above belongs to Pseudomonadota bacterium and contains:
- a CDS encoding NUDIX domain-containing protein, which translates into the protein DAVVTRVNHGRRAFEFALVKRADTGQWGLPGTFVAPGETNAQAFTRVVTEKLGLAVDAAGAEVIARVLVRDYRNTDHAWIESTVLLARLDEDEMPPLQGAHGGVTDVAWLLVDGALADQLFASHARIIAMCVRRLLESCADQVRREPLELLLDRL